One segment of Pempheris klunzingeri isolate RE-2024b chromosome 20, fPemKlu1.hap1, whole genome shotgun sequence DNA contains the following:
- the LOC139220260 gene encoding ubiquitin carboxyl-terminal hydrolase 22 has translation MSPAGCPHVNGFKVDNWKQNLRVIYQCFVWSGSAETRKRKAKSCICHMCGAHLNRLHSCLYCVFFACFAKKHIHEHAKSKRHNLAIDLLYGGIYCFMCQDYIYDKDMEQIAKEEQRKAWKMQGIGEKYSTWEPTKRELELLRHNPKRRRITSNCTIGLRGLINLGNTCFMNCIVQALTHTPLLRDFFLSDRHKCEMQSNSCLVCEMSQLFQEFYSGHRSPHIPFRLLHLVWTHARHLAGYEQQDAHEFLIAALDVLHRHCKDDNGKKANNPNHCNCIIDQIFTGGLQSDVTCQVCHGVSTTIDPFWDISLDLPGSSTPFWPLSPGGDGSALNGESHTTGATTLTDCLRRFTRPEHLGSSAKIKCSGCHSYQESTKQLTMKKLPIVACFHLKRFEHSAKLRRKITTYVSFPLELDMTPFMASSKESRMNGQYQQTVDPFNNDNKYSLFAVVNHQGTLESGHYTTFIRQHKDQWFKCDDAIITKASIKDVLDSEGYLLFYHKQFLEYE, from the exons ATGAGTCCCGCGGGCTGCCCTCATGTCAACGGCTTCAAAGTGGACAACTGGAAGCAGAACCTGAGGGTTATTTACCAGTGTTTCGTGTGGAGCGGTTCGGCAGAGACCAGAAAACGCAAG GCCAAGTCATGTATCTGCCACATGTGCGGCGCCCACCTGAACAGACTCCACTCCTGCCTCTACTGCGTCTTCTTCGCCTGCTTCGCCAAAAAACACATCCACGAACATGCCAAGAGCAAAAGGCATAACCTAG ctATTGACCTGCTGTATGGAGGAATTTACTGTTTTATGTGCCAAGACTACATTTACGACAAAGACATGGAACAGATCGCCAAAGAGGAACAGAGGAAAGCCTGGAAAATGCAAG GCATAGGAGAGAAGTACTCAACATGGGAGCCCACGAAGAGGGAGCTGGAGCTGCTCCGCCACAACCCCAAGAGGAGGAGAATCACCTCCAATTGTACTATCG GCCTGCGAGGTCTGATAAATTTGGGCAACACCTGTTTCATGAACTGCATCGTGCAGGCGCTGACGCACACCCCGCTGCTGCGAGACTTCTTCCTGTCCGACCGGCACAAATGCGAGATGCAGAGCAACTCGTGTTTGGTGTGTGAGATGTCGCAGCTCTTCCAGGAG TTCTACTCAGGCCACCGGTCGCCACACATCCCCTTCCGTCTACTTCACCTGGTGTGGACCCACGCCCGTCACCTGGCTGGCTACGAGCAGCAGGACGCCCACGAGTTCCTCATCGCAGCGCTGGACGTCCTGCACAGACACTGCAAAG ACGACAACGGCAAGAAAGCCAACAACCCCAACCACTGTAACTGCATCATCGACCAAATCTTCACAGGGGGCCTGCAGTCTGACGTCACCTGTCAAGTCTGCCA TGGCGTTTCTACAACCATAGACCCGTTCTGGGACATCAGCCTGGACCTGCCGGGCTCCTCCACCCCGTTTTGGCCCCTCAGCCCCGGGGGAGACGGATCGGCACTTAACGGAGAGAGTCACACCACTGGAGCCACAACACTCACAGACTGTCTGCGCAG GTTCACCAGACCAGAGCACCTCGGCAGCAGTGCTAAAATCAAATGCAGCGGTTGCCATAGTTACCAGGAGTCCACCAAGCAGCTGACCATGAAGAAGCTGCCCATCGTCGCCTGCTTCCACCTcaaa AGGTTTGAACATTCAGCAAAACTGCGGCGGAAGATCACAACTTATGTCTCCTTCCCGTTGGAGCTGGACATGACCCCCTTCATGGCGTCCAG TAAGGAGAGCAGGATGAATGGGCAGTACCAGCAGACCGTAGACCCCTTCAACAATGACAACAA GTACAGTCTGTTTGCAGTAGTGAACCACCAGGGGACACTAGAGAGCGGCCATTACACCACCTTCATCCGGCAGCACAAGGACCAGTGGTTCAAATGTGACGATGCCATCATCACCAAGGCCAGCATCAAGGACGTCCTGGATAGTGAAGG CTACCTGTTGTTTTACCACAAACAGTTCCTGGAGTACGAATAG
- the LOC139219375 gene encoding tumor necrosis factor receptor superfamily member 13B yields the protein MGGGCPYGQYWDFLIKGCLNCHTKCKEVHASARCSSYCESVKCKALFGHYYDGLLKKCVLCYDVCGRHPAECSQHCQTPPSSVTTKTLTTHVPKCSWLSAATALTGSTIVFYSLLTLCMVLLLASFSLAFMTFQRRARRKISNPQPKEENHNHECVIKPVQRVGQPGGQPRQSSKDFATNASRPADREPSDDSSPTETCVCVHCFPDLKALGQGNDRPLRAPYSQAVHHGTLIQNGGPIWTEENLYTSEQGVQVEAAVG from the exons ATGGGTGGAGGCTGCCCTTACGGTCAGTACTGGGATTTCTTGATCAAAGGGTGTTTGAACTGTCATACGAAATGCAAGGAAGTACATGCCAGCGCCAGATGCAGCAGTTACTGTG AGTCTGTAAAGTGTAAGGCGCTGTTTGGCCACTACTATGATGGCCTGCTGAAGAAATGCGTGCTGTGCTATGACGTTTGTGGCAGACATCCAGCCGAATGCTCCCAGCACTGCCAGA CTCCGCCATCTTCAGTGACCACTAAAACGCTCACCACACACGTGCCGAAGTGCAGCTGGCTCTCAGCGGCAACAGCCCTGACGGGTTCCACTATTGTGTTCTACTCGCTGCTGACCCTGTGCATGGTGCTGCTGCTTGCGAGCTTCTCTCTAGCCTTCATGACCTTTCAGAGACGAGCCAGGCGCAAAATCTCCAACCCACAACCCAAGGAGGAAAACCACAACCACGAGTGTGTGATCAAACCTGTCCAGAGGGTCGGCCAACCAGGTGGCCAGCCGAGGCAGAGCTCCAAGG atTTTGCCACAAATGCAAGCCGTCCCGCTGACCGTGAGCCGTCAGACGACTCCAGCCCCACTGAGACATGCGTGTGTGTCCACTGTTTCCCCGATCTGAAAGCACTGGGCCAGGGTAACGACAGGCCACTGAGAGCACCCTACTCACAGGCTGTCCACCATGGAACCCTGATCCAAAACGGAGGGCCTATCTGGACTGAGGAGAACCTGTACACCTCTGAACAGGGGGTGCAGGTAGAGGCTGCAGTGGGATGA